CCTGTGAATAGTGCTCCACGGGCGGCCCCGTCTCGCCGCCGCGGTTCTCCTCCGGAACGAGGCCATATCGGAATCCGACCTTGTCGCCCCACCCCTCGTATTCGACCTCGGCGCCGACGATCGCGCCGCTGACGTTCATCACGGCGTCCTCCCAGGATGCCCCTCCGTACTTGAAACCGTCACCCGCCTCGACCATCAGCCCGGCGATCGAAATCACGCCGATCGACAGCCACCGGGCGTCCGACGGCGTGTGCCCCAGCGAGCGGTACAGGCGCACGGCCCCCTGGCCGATGATCGAGCTCGTGACGAAGTGCGAAGCCTTGTCCGCTCCGCCGGCGTAGGTGTTTTCGCCGAACCACCCCTCGTGCGCGAACTTGAAGTGCGTGAAATCGTTCCCCTGCCACCACAGGAAATAGCCGCCGATCGGAACGGCGGCGAGAATGCCGGCGGAGACGAGCACGGTCTTCGTGTCGAGGAGCGGCGGCTTGGGAGGATTCGCGGGAGACGCGACCCCATCCGGCGGCGGGGCGGCTTCTTCCGTGGAAAGCCCGGAAGCGTCGGGGAAGAACGAAGACGCGGGCGCCCCGGCGAAGGGGCGGAAGCCGTCCGCGGGCGCGGGCCGCGCCGCCCCCACACCGATCGCCGCCGCGAGCGCCGCGACGGACGCCCGCCTTCGCCGCGTGTTCCGCTGCCTCATCTGCGAGCAAAGGCTAACGCCGGAATCCGGGCGCCGGATGATGCTCTTGGCTCAGCGGCCTTTGCGTGAGGGCGGGCTCCCGGCTCCGAGCGAGCTTCCGCGGGAACCCGCGCCGTCAGGCGCGGAGCTTCTCGGAGCGCCTGATTCTTCGCCTCAGTGACCAAGGCGAGAAATCTGCGATGCGGGAGAGGAGGCGCCCCGCGAGCGGTCGCGCTCTCGCCGTCGTCGACGAGGGACCGAGCGCGACGACGCTCCCGTCTGCGTGCCATCCTCCGCGACGGTATTAGTATCCGGGCCATGCCGACGCAAAAGAACCTCTACAAGGTCGCCATCATCGGGTCCGGTCCCGCCGGCTGGACCGCGGCGCTCTACGCATCCCGCGCGGAGCTCTCCCCCGTCGTCTTCGAGGGCCCGCAGCCGGGTGGGCAGCTCACCATCACGACCGAAGTCGAGAACTATCCCGGTTTCGTCAAGGGAATCCAGGGACCGGAGCTCATGGAGGTCTTCCGGGAGCAGGCGCGCCGGTTCGGCACCGAGACCGTGCAGGAGACGGTCACCCGCGTGAACTTCGACGTGCGTCCGTTCGGCCTCGAGCTCGATTCCGGCGCGATCGTCCAGGCGGAAGCGGTGATCGTCTCGACGGGCGCCTCCGCGAAGCTCCTCGGGATCCCGTCCGAGAAGGAGCTCATGGGCTACGGGGTCTCGGCCTGCGCGACGTGCGACGGGTTCTTCTTCAAGGGAAAGCCGGTCATCGTGGTCGGAGGCGGCGATACGGCGATGGAAGAGGCGACGTTCCTCACGAAGTTCGCCTCGAAGGTGACGATCGTCCACCGGCGCGAGGGATTCCGGGCATCGAAGATCATGCTCGAGCGCGCCGAGCAGAACCCGAAGATCCACTGGCTCCTGAACTACACCGTCGACGAGATCCTCGGCGAGAAGAACGGCATCCGAGGCGTGCGGCTCAAGAACACCGCCACGGGCGCCGACATGGAATACGAGACGCAGGGAGTCTTCGTCGCGATCGGCCACGAGCCGAACACGAAGCTCTTCCGCGGCAAGCTCGAGATGAACGACGTGGGCTATCTCGTGGTGAAGAGCCCTTCGACGGCCACTTCGGTCGACGGCGTCTTCGCCGCCGGCGACGTGTGCGATCCGACGTACCGGCAGGCGGTCTCCGCGGCCGGCGAAGGGTGCAAGGCGGCGATCGACGCGGAACGGTGGCTCGCCCACAAGGGAATCCATTGAAGGAGCCCCCCGAACGCCGGAGCGACGACGAGCCGGAGGCGGACTTCGGGGCCACGCTTCGGTACATGGCGGCGATCTTCGGGGCGATCGTCGTGCTGGCTGTCCTGATCGGCTGGCTCCTCACGCGCTGAAGCGCGCGCCGCCGCGGCGGTACATCGGGCCCCGCCCGGCTCGGCCCGATGTCTTCTTCCCTTTCTGGCGGCGCTCTCCGCGTTTGACCAGGCGTCTTCGGTGGTTAAGTCTTTAAATACAGAAAATAGAGCAACTTAAGCCTCTTGACAGCCCCTGTCGTTCGGATAGAATCTCAATTGGGACCGAAACAGTCCTATATTGGAACGGGGGACCGCCGATGATCCGAATGACGAAACTGACCGATTACGCGAGCGTGCTGATGACGTTCTTCGCGCGCGAGCCGCAGCGCGCTCACAACGCGCGCGACCTGGCGCAGGAGACCCACCTCCCGCTTCCGACGGTGAGCAAGGTCCTGAAGGCGCTCGCCCGCGGCGGACTCCTCGAGTCGCAGCGGGGGCTCCACGGCGGCTACGCTCTCTCCCGCGACGCTTCGGAGATCTCGCTCGCCGACATCCTCTCGGCGATGGAAGGTCCTCTTTCCCTGACGCAGTGCAACGAACCCCAGGGCGTTCGCTGCCCCCAGGAATCGCTGTGCCCCGTCACCGACAACTGGAAGCGCATCAATCGCGTGGTGCGCCAGGCGCTTTCGAACATCACGCTCGCCGAGATGGCCGCTCCGCTCCCGCGGTTCGGCTTCGGCGGGAGCCGCCTGCCGCAGGCGGCGGTGCGCGGGTCGTAAGGAGAACGCATGTCGTCCCAGGCCAAGACTCTCGAAGACTTCACGTCCGGCGAATACAAGCACGGGTTCGTCACCGATATCGAGGAAGAGTCGATCCCGAAGGGTTTGAGCG
This genomic interval from Thermoanaerobaculia bacterium contains the following:
- a CDS encoding DUF2279 domain-containing protein, yielding MRQRNTRRRRASVAALAAAIGVGAARPAPADGFRPFAGAPASSFFPDASGLSTEEAAPPPDGVASPANPPKPPLLDTKTVLVSAGILAAVPIGGYFLWWQGNDFTHFKFAHEGWFGENTYAGGADKASHFVTSSIIGQGAVRLYRSLGHTPSDARWLSIGVISIAGLMVEAGDGFKYGGASWEDAVMNVSGAIVGAEVEYEGWGDKVGFRYGLVPEENRGGETGPPVEHYSQEIYTADAKLAGILRRTAAGAGPLRFLMLSGTYATRGYRELPPELRERDVGIEIGLNIPEILRAAGFREEGWWRKLIYAFFDFVRVPYTQIGWRYDLNHSTWSGPNIGR
- the trxB gene encoding thioredoxin-disulfide reductase, with protein sequence MPTQKNLYKVAIIGSGPAGWTAALYASRAELSPVVFEGPQPGGQLTITTEVENYPGFVKGIQGPELMEVFREQARRFGTETVQETVTRVNFDVRPFGLELDSGAIVQAEAVIVSTGASAKLLGIPSEKELMGYGVSACATCDGFFFKGKPVIVVGGGDTAMEEATFLTKFASKVTIVHRREGFRASKIMLERAEQNPKIHWLLNYTVDEILGEKNGIRGVRLKNTATGADMEYETQGVFVAIGHEPNTKLFRGKLEMNDVGYLVVKSPSTATSVDGVFAAGDVCDPTYRQAVSAAGEGCKAAIDAERWLAHKGIH
- a CDS encoding SUF system Fe-S cluster assembly regulator yields the protein MIRMTKLTDYASVLMTFFAREPQRAHNARDLAQETHLPLPTVSKVLKALARGGLLESQRGLHGGYALSRDASEISLADILSAMEGPLSLTQCNEPQGVRCPQESLCPVTDNWKRINRVVRQALSNITLAEMAAPLPRFGFGGSRLPQAAVRGS